One window of the Macaca thibetana thibetana isolate TM-01 chromosome 1, ASM2454274v1, whole genome shotgun sequence genome contains the following:
- the TEX50 gene encoding testis-expressed protein 50 produces MSNQGLPLIFSLLLICFFGESFCICDGTIWTKVGWEILPEEVHYWKFKGSPSHRLPYLLDKLCCDFANMDIFQGCLYLIYNLLQALFFILFVLSVHYLWMKWKKHQKKLKNQASLEKPGNDLESPFIYNIDKTLYRVATTASAIYKIWDHRSKVS; encoded by the exons ATGTCTAATCAAGGACTACCACTGATTTTTTCTCTGTTGCTTATCTGCTTCTTTGGGGAGAGTTTCTGCATTTGTGATGGAACTATCTGGACAAAGGTTGGATGGGAGATCCTTCCAGAAGAAGTACATTATTGGAAATTTAAGGGTTCTCCATCTCACCGTCTGCCTTATCTTCTGGATAAACTATGCTGTGACTTTGCTAACATGGATATATTTCAGGGTTGTTTATatctcatttataatttattgcaAGCTCTCTTTTTCATCTTATTTGTTTTGTCTGTGCATTACCTGTGGATGAAATGGAAGAAACACCAAAAAAAG CTGAAAAACCAAGCCTCATTAGAAAAACCTGGTAATGATCTAGAAAGCCCATTCATCTACAACATTGACAAAACACTCTACAGAGTGGCAACCACAGCATCAGCGATATACAAGATCTGGGATCACAG GTCAAAGGTCTCTTAG